In one window of Pseudobythopirellula maris DNA:
- a CDS encoding SAM-dependent methyltransferase: MRSLVRRRLGMIERGSLLVRDAGGERAFGEKGRGGEIEVHHPRFYRRIALGGSLGAAESYIDGDWDSPDLTQTLRVLAANLDALQGVERGAPVLRKPLLAVGHWLRRNTPSGSRRNISRHYDLSNELFELMLDPTMTYSCGVFPAAESSLEEASQEKYDRICRKLRLRPEDHVLEIGTGWGGFAEHAVKNYGCRITTTTISREQHGYAARRFSRAGIADRVELLLEDYRRLTGRYDKLVSIEMIEAVGERYLPTYFSACSKLLRPEGAMLLQAITIPDCRYDTYRRGVDFIQRHVFPGGFLPSPSAITGCLKRKTDFRLAHVEDFASHYARTLAAWRNNLWGRIAEVQALGFDERFLRLWAYYLAYCEAGFSENQIGVSQWLFTKPRSHLAPVLA, translated from the coding sequence TTGCGTTCTCTGGTGAGGCGCCGCCTCGGCATGATCGAACGCGGCAGTCTTCTGGTGCGCGACGCCGGGGGAGAGCGTGCTTTCGGCGAGAAGGGCAGGGGGGGAGAGATCGAGGTCCACCACCCACGCTTCTACCGCCGCATCGCCTTGGGCGGCTCGCTCGGAGCCGCCGAATCGTACATTGATGGCGACTGGGATTCTCCGGATCTCACCCAAACGCTCCGCGTGCTAGCCGCGAACCTCGATGCCCTTCAGGGCGTTGAGCGTGGCGCCCCGGTCTTGCGAAAACCGCTGCTCGCCGTGGGCCATTGGCTGCGACGGAACACGCCGAGCGGCAGCCGTCGCAACATCTCTCGCCATTACGACCTCAGCAACGAGCTGTTCGAGTTGATGCTCGATCCGACGATGACCTACTCGTGCGGCGTGTTCCCGGCGGCTGAGTCGTCGCTCGAAGAGGCGTCGCAGGAGAAGTACGACCGCATCTGCCGCAAGCTCCGCTTGAGGCCCGAGGACCATGTTCTTGAGATCGGTACGGGCTGGGGCGGGTTTGCCGAGCACGCCGTCAAGAACTACGGCTGCCGAATAACGACCACCACCATCTCGCGCGAGCAGCACGGCTACGCCGCCCGACGATTTAGCCGCGCAGGAATCGCCGACCGAGTGGAGCTGCTGCTCGAAGACTACCGCCGCCTTACGGGGCGGTACGACAAGCTGGTGTCGATCGAGATGATCGAGGCCGTCGGTGAGCGGTACCTTCCAACGTATTTCAGCGCTTGCTCAAAACTGCTCCGTCCCGAGGGGGCGATGCTGCTGCAGGCGATCACGATCCCCGACTGCCGCTACGACACCTACCGCCGGGGCGTCGACTTTATCCAGCGACACGTCTTCCCCGGCGGTTTCTTGCCGAGCCCCTCGGCGATCACCGGCTGCCTGAAACGCAAGACCGACTTCCGTCTCGCCCACGTTGAAGACTTCGCTTCGCACTACGCCCGCACCCTTGCCGCCTGGCGAAACAACCTGTGGGGGCGTATCGCCGAGGTCCAAGCCCTCGGCTTCGACGAGCGGTTCCTGAGACTGTGGGCTTACTACCTAGCCTATTGCGAGGCGGGCTTTTCTGAGAACCAGATCGGCGTCTCGCAATGGCTTTTCACCAAGCCGCGTAGTCACCTTGCCCCCGTGCTTGCATGA
- a CDS encoding SDR family NAD(P)-dependent oxidoreductase, producing the protein MNEPAQNSPAYVVLGAAGGIGAETCRRLSAAGARLLLAGRPSDRLTALGEELGAPTHPLDATRTEEVEAAFKAAVDSFGPIAGAANFVGSLLLKPAHLTTDEEWDSVVATNLRSAFATVRAAAKTMRRSGGSVVLISSAAAQHGFANHEAIAAAKAGVNGLVLSAAATYAPYGLRFNGVAPGLTKTPLTESIWSKETSAAASLDLHAAGRLGEAGDVASAVVWLLDPPNNWITGEILAVDGGLARIRPTKRLGSN; encoded by the coding sequence ATGAACGAGCCAGCACAAAACTCCCCCGCCTACGTTGTACTCGGCGCCGCCGGGGGCATCGGCGCAGAGACATGCAGGCGACTGAGCGCCGCCGGCGCCAGGTTGCTGCTCGCGGGCAGGCCCTCGGACCGGCTCACAGCGTTAGGCGAAGAACTCGGCGCACCAACCCATCCGCTCGACGCGACGCGAACCGAAGAGGTGGAAGCCGCCTTCAAGGCCGCGGTGGACTCCTTCGGCCCGATCGCCGGGGCTGCCAACTTTGTCGGCTCGTTGCTGCTCAAGCCCGCCCACCTGACAACCGACGAGGAATGGGATTCGGTGGTCGCCACCAACCTCCGTTCGGCCTTCGCCACGGTGCGTGCAGCCGCCAAGACGATGCGTCGTTCGGGGGGATCGGTGGTCCTGATCTCCTCGGCTGCCGCCCAACACGGGTTCGCCAACCACGAGGCGATCGCAGCCGCAAAAGCGGGGGTGAATGGGTTGGTCTTGTCAGCCGCCGCGACGTACGCCCCGTACGGCCTACGGTTCAACGGCGTGGCGCCCGGCTTGACCAAAACACCACTCACCGAGTCGATCTGGTCAAAAGAAACGTCGGCCGCCGCCTCGCTCGACTTGCACGCGGCCGGCCGCCTGGGTGAAGCGGGCGACGTGGCGTCCGCCGTCGTTTGGTTGCTCGATCCGCCGAACAATTGGATCACCGGCGAAATCCTCGCCGTCGACGGCGGCTTGGCCCGAATCCGACCGACGAAGAGGCTTGGCTCGAATTGA
- a CDS encoding bifunctional GNAT family N-acetyltransferase/carbon-nitrogen hydrolase family protein, which yields MTLTPMAAAEKVTDLKIRRWKKSDIPAIVACQRRAYPNLAAESLQDERKFGMQLAAFPEGQYLAEWGGKVIGYCASLIVQVDDGTPWHSYDEITGVGTFSTHDPAGDSLYGSDIAVDPSFRGQGVAKALYKRRRALMKRLNLRRMIAGGRLPGYAAVAKRMTAAEYVASVERGERKDPALSVHLKAGYQVHGVHYGYLSDAESMNYATLLEMPNAGFDPAKRMIAGAPIRRTVRKIRVCAGQYQLRPIETWDEFERQVEFFADTANENHCHFLLLPEMFTAQLFSTISHEFESMQAVRELAAMHGQYVDLCQRMAMLHGLYLVGGSHPVLNEEGELLNTAHLFTPSGEVHTQDKLHITPVERTYYGMIPGDAIRVFDTPLGRIGILICYDVEFPELARLQTVHGLEVLFVPFATSERKGYCRVRHCAQARAIENVIYVVAAGCVGNLPQVRSFLINYGQAVVCTPCDFSFPKDGVLAEAEPNTEMVVIAELDLNDLAVQRELGTVLPLQDRRGDLYQVTSSRPVEVVTVR from the coding sequence ATGACCCTGACGCCAATGGCCGCTGCTGAAAAAGTCACCGACCTGAAAATCCGCCGCTGGAAGAAGTCGGACATCCCGGCGATCGTCGCCTGTCAGCGGCGAGCCTATCCCAACTTGGCCGCCGAGAGCCTTCAGGACGAACGAAAGTTCGGCATGCAGCTGGCCGCCTTCCCCGAGGGGCAGTACCTCGCCGAATGGGGGGGCAAGGTGATCGGCTACTGCGCGTCGCTCATCGTGCAGGTCGACGACGGCACGCCGTGGCACTCGTACGACGAGATCACCGGCGTCGGCACGTTCAGCACACACGACCCGGCGGGCGACTCGCTGTACGGGTCGGACATCGCGGTCGACCCGTCCTTCCGCGGCCAGGGCGTGGCCAAGGCGCTCTACAAGCGGCGCCGAGCACTGATGAAACGGCTCAACCTGCGGCGGATGATCGCCGGCGGCCGCCTGCCGGGCTACGCCGCCGTGGCCAAGAGGATGACCGCGGCGGAGTACGTAGCCTCCGTGGAACGCGGCGAACGCAAGGACCCGGCGTTGTCGGTCCACTTGAAGGCGGGCTACCAAGTGCACGGCGTTCACTACGGCTACCTGTCAGACGCCGAGAGCATGAACTACGCCACGCTGCTGGAGATGCCCAACGCGGGCTTCGACCCGGCCAAGCGAATGATCGCCGGCGCCCCGATCCGTCGCACGGTGCGCAAGATCCGCGTCTGCGCGGGCCAGTACCAGTTGCGGCCGATCGAGACCTGGGACGAGTTCGAGCGTCAGGTCGAGTTCTTCGCCGACACGGCGAACGAGAACCACTGCCACTTCCTGCTGCTGCCCGAGATGTTCACCGCCCAGCTGTTCAGCACGATCTCACACGAGTTCGAGTCGATGCAGGCGGTGCGCGAGCTGGCGGCGATGCACGGCCAGTACGTCGATCTCTGCCAGCGGATGGCGATGCTGCACGGGCTGTACCTGGTGGGCGGCTCGCACCCGGTGCTCAACGAGGAGGGCGAACTGCTCAACACCGCCCACCTCTTCACGCCCAGCGGCGAGGTCCACACCCAGGACAAGCTGCACATCACGCCCGTGGAGCGGACCTACTACGGCATGATCCCGGGCGACGCGATCCGCGTGTTCGACACGCCGCTCGGCCGGATCGGCATCCTCATCTGCTACGACGTCGAGTTCCCCGAGCTCGCCCGCTTGCAAACGGTCCACGGCCTGGAGGTGCTGTTCGTGCCCTTCGCCACGTCCGAGCGCAAGGGCTACTGCCGCGTGCGGCACTGCGCCCAGGCCCGTGCGATCGAGAACGTGATTTACGTCGTCGCGGCCGGCTGCGTGGGCAACCTGCCGCAGGTGCGCAGCTTCCTGATCAACTACGGCCAGGCCGTGGTCTGCACGCCGTGCGACTTCTCGTTTCCCAAAGACGGCGTGCTGGCCGAGGCCGAGCCGAACACCGAGATGGTGGTGATCGCCGAGCTGGACCTGAACGACCTGGCGGTGCAGCGCGAGCTCGGCACGGTGCTGCCGCTGCAAGACCGCCGCGGCGATCTTTACCAAGTGACAAGCAGCAGGCCGGTCGAGGTGGTCACCGTGCGGTGA
- a CDS encoding catalase: MANDQSKQGMGGEPHQVSGGDDPRLTTNQGLVVSDDQNTLTVGPRGPQALEDFVMREKITHFDHERIPERVVHARGYGAHGYFEPYESAADLTKAAFLQDPKQRTPVFVRFSTVAGRAGSFDTARDVRGFAVKFYTSEGNYDLVGNNIPVFFIQDAIKFPDLIHSVKPAPDRDFPQAQSAHDTFWDFVSLSPESTHMLMWIMSDRAIPRSFRMMDGFGVHTFRMINAKGEAKFVKFHWRPKLGALSLVWDEAVTINGADPDFHRRDLWNSIQAGDFPEWDFCVQEFTEEEAEGFDFDVLDPTKIVPEEIVPLRRLGRMVLDRTVDNFFAETEQVAFCPSHVVPGIDFSNDPLLQGRLFSYLDTQLSRLGSPNFHQIPINQPKCPMQNFQRDGHMQMDVPTGRVANEPNSLDEGSPREDPERGFTSYPAEESGQKLRVRPESFADHYSQARQFYKSMTDPEKRHIAGGFAFELGKCKELKVRKRMLGRLQLVHEELHDAVAKKLGMEGEAEKLEPAAPVLDPDPSPALSQYAGFEGGMQGKKIGLLTTTGVDSQLYNALVEGAKQEGAEVALIAPKAGPIETSRGKELAPDDFLAGAPSALFDCVLVAPSSEGAEALMADPDAVNWVRNAYAHLKVIGVTKEAAPLLDKAQVDPGAKGVLTLRGADDIGQYLKGVAAQHRVWEREEAMS, from the coding sequence ATGGCCAACGATCAGTCCAAGCAAGGCATGGGCGGGGAGCCTCATCAAGTGAGCGGCGGAGACGACCCTCGGTTAACGACCAACCAAGGCCTGGTCGTCAGCGACGATCAGAACACGCTGACCGTCGGTCCCCGCGGCCCGCAAGCGCTCGAAGACTTTGTTATGCGTGAGAAGATCACGCACTTCGACCACGAGCGGATCCCCGAGCGGGTGGTCCACGCCCGCGGCTACGGCGCCCACGGCTACTTCGAGCCTTACGAGTCGGCCGCCGACCTCACCAAGGCCGCTTTCCTGCAAGACCCGAAGCAGCGCACGCCGGTGTTCGTGCGGTTCTCGACCGTGGCGGGTCGCGCGGGGTCGTTCGACACGGCGCGCGATGTCCGCGGCTTCGCCGTGAAGTTCTACACCAGCGAGGGCAACTACGACCTGGTGGGCAATAACATCCCGGTGTTCTTTATCCAGGACGCAATCAAATTCCCGGACCTGATCCACAGCGTCAAACCGGCGCCCGACCGCGATTTCCCTCAGGCCCAGTCGGCGCACGACACGTTTTGGGACTTTGTCTCTCTCTCGCCCGAAAGCACCCACATGCTGATGTGGATCATGTCCGATCGGGCGATCCCGCGGTCGTTCCGCATGATGGACGGGTTCGGCGTGCACACGTTCCGAATGATCAACGCCAAGGGAGAGGCGAAGTTCGTTAAGTTCCACTGGCGCCCGAAGCTCGGCGCCCTCTCGCTCGTGTGGGACGAAGCGGTAACGATCAACGGGGCCGACCCCGATTTCCACCGCCGCGACCTCTGGAACTCGATCCAGGCTGGCGACTTCCCCGAATGGGACTTCTGCGTGCAAGAGTTCACCGAAGAAGAGGCCGAGGGATTCGACTTCGACGTGCTCGATCCCACCAAGATCGTGCCGGAAGAGATCGTCCCGCTGCGTCGGCTCGGCCGCATGGTGCTTGATCGCACGGTGGACAACTTCTTCGCCGAGACCGAGCAAGTCGCCTTTTGCCCGTCCCATGTGGTGCCCGGCATCGACTTCTCGAACGACCCGCTGCTGCAGGGGCGGCTGTTCTCGTACCTCGATACGCAGCTGTCGCGACTGGGGAGCCCCAACTTCCACCAGATCCCGATCAACCAGCCAAAGTGTCCGATGCAGAACTTCCAACGCGACGGCCACATGCAGATGGACGTCCCCACCGGTCGCGTGGCCAACGAGCCTAACTCGCTCGACGAGGGCTCGCCTCGCGAAGACCCCGAACGGGGTTTCACCTCGTACCCCGCCGAGGAATCGGGCCAGAAGCTGCGCGTGCGGCCCGAAAGCTTCGCCGACCACTACTCGCAGGCCCGTCAGTTCTACAAGTCGATGACCGACCCCGAGAAGCGACACATCGCCGGCGGCTTCGCCTTTGAGCTCGGCAAGTGCAAGGAGTTGAAGGTCCGCAAGCGGATGCTCGGCCGGCTACAGCTGGTGCACGAGGAGCTGCACGACGCGGTCGCCAAGAAGCTTGGCATGGAGGGCGAGGCGGAGAAGCTCGAGCCGGCCGCCCCGGTGCTCGACCCGGATCCCTCGCCCGCGCTCTCGCAGTACGCCGGCTTTGAGGGGGGCATGCAGGGCAAGAAGATCGGCCTGCTCACCACCACAGGCGTCGATTCGCAGCTATACAACGCCTTGGTTGAAGGCGCGAAGCAGGAGGGCGCTGAGGTCGCGCTGATCGCCCCCAAGGCGGGGCCGATCGAGACCAGCCGCGGCAAAGAACTCGCCCCGGATGATTTCCTCGCCGGCGCCCCAAGCGCACTGTTCGACTGTGTGCTGGTCGCCCCGTCGTCCGAAGGCGCCGAGGCCCTGATGGCCGACCCCGACGCGGTCAATTGGGTCCGCAACGCCTACGCCCACCTCAAAGTGATCGGCGTCACCAAGGAGGCGGCGCCGCTGTTGGACAAGGCCCAGGTCGATCCTGGCGCCAAAGGGGTGCTCACCCTCCGTGGCGCCGACGACATCGGCCAATACCTTAAAGGCGTCGCCGCTCAACACCGCGTTTGGGAGCGCGAGGAGGCCATGTCCTAA
- a CDS encoding alpha/beta hydrolase, with the protein MKFRAVFVATMAVAGMALASAHAPAHAQGPDDFYRLGPDSLPQEGVPKGKIHGPHVLPSEAYPGTQHTYWVYVPAQYDRSGGAEEEASLMVFQDGHAFLHPEGQIRAPNVLDNLIHRRELPVMLAVFINPGRTPEQPEPDASEWGDRTTNRATEYNELDDRYARVVCDELLPALEAEYRIANDPNRRGIGGASSGAIAAFTVAWQRPDEFRKVLSLIGSFTNIRGGDAYPDIIRQSDPKPLRIYLQDGRNDNRGQRRGAYDPRWDWFLQNTRMVEALEEKGYDLNYTFGIGRHSSAHGGAILPDMLRWLWRDHGCSADPEDEVERSYHLPHME; encoded by the coding sequence ATGAAGTTCCGGGCGGTTTTTGTTGCGACCATGGCGGTGGCGGGGATGGCCTTAGCCTCAGCACATGCCCCTGCCCATGCTCAAGGGCCCGACGATTTTTATCGCCTCGGCCCCGACTCGCTGCCGCAGGAAGGTGTGCCGAAGGGGAAGATCCACGGTCCGCACGTGCTGCCTTCGGAGGCCTACCCTGGCACACAACACACCTACTGGGTTTATGTCCCCGCCCAATACGACCGCTCGGGGGGCGCCGAGGAAGAAGCCAGCCTGATGGTCTTCCAGGACGGCCACGCCTTCCTGCACCCCGAGGGGCAGATCCGGGCGCCGAACGTGCTCGACAACCTGATCCACCGCCGCGAGCTGCCCGTCATGCTCGCCGTCTTCATCAACCCCGGCCGCACGCCCGAGCAACCCGAACCCGACGCCAGCGAGTGGGGCGACCGCACGACCAACCGTGCGACCGAGTACAACGAGCTCGACGACCGCTACGCCCGCGTCGTCTGCGACGAGTTGCTGCCCGCGCTCGAGGCCGAGTACCGCATCGCGAACGACCCCAATCGGCGCGGCATCGGCGGCGCCAGCTCGGGCGCGATCGCCGCCTTCACCGTCGCCTGGCAGCGGCCCGACGAGTTCCGCAAGGTGCTCAGCCTGATCGGCAGCTTCACGAACATCCGCGGCGGCGACGCCTACCCCGACATCATCCGCCAGAGCGACCCCAAGCCCCTACGCATCTACCTCCAAGACGGCCGCAACGACAACCGCGGCCAGCGCCGCGGCGCGTACGACCCCCGCTGGGACTGGTTCCTGCAGAACACCCGCATGGTTGAGGCGCTGGAAGAGAAGGGCTACGACCTGAACTACACGTTCGGCATCGGCCGCCACAGCTCGGCCCACGGCGGGGCGATCCTGCCCGACATGCTGCGCTGGCTGTGGCGCGACCACGGCTGCTCGGCCGACCCGGAGGACGAGGTGGAGCGGTCTTATCACCTACCGCATATGGAATAG
- a CDS encoding DUF1593 domain-containing protein, with amino-acid sequence MTNRLFCILAALSLSALDICQAETPGDSYKPRVINTTDLGADPDDEQSMVRQLVCANEFDIEGLIVATGCWKKNQHDTKMLDKLVDAYAESYDNLKVHAEGFPTPEYLRSISIMGQKGYGMGDVGDGKDSPGSELIIASVDKDDPRPVWVMCWGGANNVAQAIWKVRETRSESELAEFLGKLRVFDILGQDDAGAWIAKNFPELLYIRATKVYGWQPSDEYLDEHIQNHGPLGAVYPDRKWATEGDTPAFMHVYPNGLNDPDKIDQGGWGGRFGLTKKAGIRSMRPVKNEPEFDPYLMHGNTPDGASAIKRWNEGYNNDFAARMDWSVTPAYSDANHHPVAVVSGDATRKVLEISAQAGSTVNLSADGSSDPDGDTLSHRWSYYSEPSSYEGELQVQDGDSSSASVTLPDDASGKSLHFILELSDDGTPSLFAYRRVIVNVD; translated from the coding sequence ATGACGAACCGACTCTTCTGCATCCTAGCTGCACTCAGCCTCTCTGCGCTCGACATTTGCCAAGCGGAGACGCCGGGCGATTCTTATAAGCCGCGGGTCATTAACACCACCGACCTGGGGGCCGACCCCGACGATGAGCAGTCGATGGTGCGTCAGTTGGTTTGCGCCAACGAGTTCGACATCGAAGGGTTGATTGTCGCCACCGGTTGCTGGAAGAAGAACCAGCACGACACCAAGATGCTCGACAAGCTCGTCGACGCCTACGCCGAGTCGTACGACAACCTCAAGGTCCACGCCGAGGGGTTCCCCACGCCCGAGTACCTGCGGTCGATCTCGATCATGGGGCAGAAGGGCTACGGCATGGGCGACGTCGGCGACGGCAAGGACAGCCCCGGCTCGGAGCTGATCATCGCCTCGGTCGATAAGGACGACCCGCGTCCGGTTTGGGTCATGTGCTGGGGAGGCGCCAACAATGTCGCCCAGGCGATCTGGAAGGTGCGTGAAACACGCTCCGAATCCGAGCTGGCCGAGTTCCTCGGCAAGCTGCGGGTGTTCGACATCTTGGGCCAGGACGACGCCGGCGCCTGGATCGCGAAGAACTTCCCCGAGCTGCTCTACATCCGGGCGACGAAGGTTTACGGCTGGCAGCCCTCGGACGAGTACCTCGACGAGCACATCCAGAACCACGGCCCGCTGGGCGCTGTTTACCCCGACCGCAAGTGGGCCACCGAGGGCGACACGCCCGCCTTCATGCACGTTTACCCCAACGGCCTGAACGACCCCGACAAGATCGACCAGGGTGGCTGGGGCGGTCGCTTCGGCCTGACCAAGAAGGCCGGCATCCGCAGCATGCGGCCGGTCAAGAACGAGCCAGAGTTCGACCCTTACCTGATGCACGGCAACACCCCGGATGGCGCCAGCGCCATCAAGCGTTGGAACGAAGGCTACAACAACGACTTCGCGGCCCGCATGGACTGGAGCGTCACGCCCGCGTACTCCGACGCCAACCACCATCCCGTGGCCGTCGTCAGCGGCGACGCGACGCGGAAAGTGCTCGAGATCTCGGCCCAAGCTGGCTCGACCGTGAACCTCAGCGCGGACGGCTCGAGCGACCCCGATGGCGACACGCTCTCGCACCGCTGGTCGTACTACTCCGAGCCGAGCTCCTACGAAGGCGAGCTGCAAGTCCAAGACGGTGATTCGTCGTCCGCTTCCGTCACGCTGCCCGACGACGCCAGCGGCAAGTCGCTGCACTTCATCCTCGAGCTCTCCGACGACGGAACGCCGAGCCTGTTCGCCTACCGCCGGGTCATCGTCAACGTCGATTGA
- a CDS encoding ABC transporter ATP-binding protein, with protein sequence MPAESPPVDSQAAADRQSVFSAHGVTKTYHMGEVDVHALRGVDLELASGEFIVLLGPSGSGKSTLLNILGGLDTPTEGQIRYRGETLTDFDDAALTRYRRRAVGFVFQFYNLIPSLTARENVALITDIAKNPMDPAEALALVDLEDRIDHFPAQMSGGEQQRVAIARAVAKRPDVLLCDEPTGALDVHTGVLVLDAIQRINAELGATTAVITHNASIADMADRVVHISDGRIASIDRNETKKVASELVW encoded by the coding sequence ATGCCCGCCGAATCCCCTCCCGTCGACAGCCAGGCCGCCGCCGATCGCCAGTCCGTTTTCTCCGCCCACGGCGTGACGAAGACGTACCACATGGGCGAGGTCGACGTGCACGCGCTGCGCGGCGTCGATCTGGAGCTCGCCTCGGGCGAGTTCATCGTGCTGCTGGGGCCCTCGGGCAGCGGCAAGAGCACGCTGCTCAACATCCTGGGGGGCCTCGACACGCCGACCGAGGGCCAGATCCGCTACCGCGGGGAAACGCTCACCGACTTCGACGACGCGGCGCTCACCCGCTACCGCCGCCGCGCGGTCGGCTTCGTGTTCCAGTTCTACAACCTGATCCCGAGCCTGACGGCCCGGGAGAACGTGGCGCTGATCACGGACATCGCCAAGAACCCGATGGACCCGGCCGAGGCGCTCGCCTTGGTCGACCTCGAGGACCGCATAGACCACTTCCCAGCCCAGATGTCGGGCGGCGAGCAGCAGCGGGTCGCCATCGCCCGGGCCGTGGCCAAACGGCCCGACGTGCTGCTGTGCGATGAGCCCACCGGCGCGCTCGACGTCCACACCGGCGTGCTGGTGCTCGACGCGATCCAGCGGATCAACGCAGAGTTGGGCGCCACCACCGCGGTGATCACGCACAACGCTTCGATCGCCGACATGGCCGACCGCGTGGTGCACATCTCCGACGGGCGGATCGCGAGCATCGATCGCAACGAGACGAAGAAAGTGGCTTCGGAGTTGGTGTGGTGA